The Besnoitia besnoiti strain Bb-Ger1 chromosome IV, whole genome shotgun sequence genome contains a region encoding:
- a CDS encoding putative cell-cycle-associated protein kinase CDK (encoded by transcript BESB_053470), which translates to MTAAKRAREEPLVAGGVSASHSAGTSALADEYHGGANGEPERKKEKAAASDADLVAARGTSRQESGKARYKQCDAFLGEGTYGRVEKAQDLLTNQIVAIKKVKANAAANVFSSQSKDAAGGVTADKARAALLRQNVGSVGLHFTTIRELKVMREIEEENVMGVVDVFVEQDFICLVMELMHGDLKKLIDSKIRLSIQHVKCIMTQLLKGLHALHRRYIVHRDLAPANVFINDQGVCKVADFGLSRCFGCPIVSACVPPSVTPPASSPAEPSKEAEQGVQGSNEGGTRGEKAQASEKAGAAPVAVSRKELMTAKVVTLWYRPPELLYGADRYGDAVDMWSVGCIMAELLTGSPLFPGTNEIDQLSRIFSLRGTPDTASGADERSGLWSAASALPSFFPFTHTDAKPLKTVFPFCCNDSLDLLDRLLQLDPSRRISAADALSHQWFQQNPKPCAPKDLPVHLLGKF; encoded by the exons ATGACGGCCGCAAAGAGAGCGCGGGAGGAGCCTTTGGTTGCGGGGGGCGTGTCTGCCTCGCATTCTGCCGGCACGTCCGCCCTCGCTGACGAGTACCACGGGGGAGCAAATGGCGAGccagagaggaaaaaagagaaggcTGCTGCTAGTGACGCCGATCTcgtggctgcgcgcgggACAAGTCGTCAAGAGAGCGGAAAAGCTCGCTACAAGCAGTGCGATGCCTTTCTGGGTGAAGGAACTTACGGGCGTgtggagaaggcgcaggatCTGCTGACGAACCAGATTGTCGCAATTAAAAAAGTCAAGGCGAATGCAGCGGCCAACGTCTTTTCGTCGCAGAGCAAAGATGCCGCCGGGGGCGTGACAGCCGacaaggcgcgcgcagcccttTTGCGGCAGAATGTGGGAAGCGTCGGTCTCCACTTCACGACGATTCGAGAGTTGAAGGTGATGCGCGAAATCGAGGAAGAGAACGTCATGGGGGTGGTGGACGTGTTTGTCGAGCAAGACTTTATCTGCCTCGTTATGGAACTCATGCATGGCGATCTGAAGAAGCTGATTGACAGCAAGATTCGCCTCTCGATTCAGCACGTCAAGTGCATCATGACGCAGCTCCTAAAGGGGCTCCACGCACTCCATCGACGCTACATCGTCCACAGAGATCTCGCACCCGCCAACGTGTTCATCAACGACCAAGGCGTGTGCAAAGTCGCCGATTTCGGTCTCTCGCGCTGTTTCGGATGCCCCATCGTCTCCGCCTGTGTGCCTCCCTCGGTGACCCCcccggcgtcctcgcccgcggagcccAGCAAAGAGGCCGAGCAGGGAGTGCAGGGCTCCAACGAGggcggcacgcgaggcgagaaAGCTCAAGCGAGCGAAAAGGCCGGCGCAGCCCCCGTGGCTGTCAGCCGGAAAGAACTTATGACAGCCAAGGTCGTCACGCTCTGGTACCGGCCGCCAGAGCTCCTCTACGGCGCAGACCGCTACGGAGACGCCGTCGACATGTGGAGTGTTGGGTGCATCATGGCGGAACTCCTCACGG GGTCTCCATTGTTTCCTGGCACGAACGAGATTGACCAGCTGAGTCGCAttttctcgctgcgcggGACGCCGGACACTGCCTCTGGGGCGGACGAGAGGTCGGGGCTGTGGTCCGCCGCTTCGGCTCTGCCCTCGTTCTTCCCCTTTACGCACACAGACGCCAAGCCCCTCAAGACAGTTTTTCCGTTCTGCTGCAACGACAGCCTCGATTTGCTCGACCGGCTTCTCCAACTCGACCCTTCACGCAGAATCAGTGCTGCTGATGCGCTCAGCCACCAGTGGTTTCAACAGAATCCCAAGCCCTGCGCCCCGAAGGACCTCCCGGTGCATCTGCTAGGCAAATTCTGA
- a CDS encoding hypothetical protein (encoded by transcript BESB_053480) — translation MMARRLLHASNGRQPASRAHSGASGGPRSGRGRNPQHSGASASSLSLSSSSSSASFSAASSPLFRFPPQLSRSLSRNVSATNLRPPRRGLPGANAPAPPPSSSASSVPSVSSSSSADSADAQGHLPAAFSAVNAEAGGIGSAAPSAGGHAAESGFAASTAESASLRGVHPSGKHEKVNPRALPFTPAYRQFDLSSFVDKRRVCANWRVTHFPEIWALAKNRFLRAPDEDQYLDSPLFGDAEVGFWFLRLYPYGDSKNAGSLELYLMIDSCLSEDVVVHYKLQIFKQHPSASFPLSQTHNNRDFLIQYEDSDLYSKNEPGVGYGPTHLCDVSTRRKARALAWADGSLRIRVLMDCPILDALAGFRARSDSGAASRPIVALKHLSSKRDEDGGAAVREKTHPLQRRAPPSLSDELTAFLDEQETDLELLFNGEVFDASKLILASRSKVFRAMLRGPFQEGKGESSVASPVPVRGFQNRSCAASELDQFQGKTRINLSETAGLTAGSLRNLLIYMHTDTCPLLASEEERKDAEAGAPLLNEVERVNALLELLIAADLYDVQSVYERCIDEVISRLSRQNFAAILFCASRINCRRLAKATRLFANSLSGGAVAGKMLQLLESCWTVAARPGGSASVSLSASSPAQDAPAPASERETGVKTRELDDSPRSDADVVTLVPGGSILLTSGQIGGGRETPRLNAATQLCRRRTFASAGSEHTSRGRGGAGEDAEALDKFPLSPLSASRTGLGADAKATGNKRTRCAVATEAGAHAEGDGGRAENARRGGAAPAAQRFSSGELEGAERGEERARVSSKACGLSQALSSCASLSAAHCLAEGTFDFTTKPAGSGQRACSWAAHGPRVFPRLELQDADLEGRLCTCLSSPRRVCQLAACCRRSACASLEEASSPAAKSHACAFPRAAQSGSASCRIACAACTSSFPACFTASRSASFAEFSSRTPCARCSSVSALSEPCSLRASATAENKEESLPLCVGIEHSSQRRGAPPATPQPPGEHEARDGLVRGTANANEVGSEGERERPFPARSFRPPSLFGSRPRKKQRVAADADPLAAETERQLRRKSGESEEEEDLSEFCPRRPWEVLRRAVGSSADGGEEGMCTTRQAAPRRTEVECSSLAAESTFFALQASLRLSQASSAPGDPQAPSTRFHTPFAASLRSPCPPPPPPPPPPSSPASPLRSLQFGSSRASSSPRFPSQAALLPSPGVSSPSPSPTAPPSPATLAPRGFRGREASGLRSTSESRREKRPSSAGCSAGRLSIDASLSALPAGADRAPGGSPSLAGAPASSEASCLVSALPRDASSLSSSALIRCDPFQGRNAAARTKSQEDGGRPSPASARRASRASWRLSTSSKGCETLNNPLLTDAHDKGQPPRLFPASSSSPSSPTHRGHPLFSSAAPFTGSSSASLQARFAGSSAAESSARSSGQSLEEDARRSVGAAELATATSPRRPEVGSPAIGRCEEARNAASAESEEANAGATEEKQNEGRRGDREEEAAELAAVAESLPPQAETETRCPSFSSPSSSPSPFSSPSSSSASSSCPSRAAAVPPSIDSAAASVAVWPLPGRGAASLCRRGGESLSKLFSASLGESSVSADDEGRLACLKADTGGI, via the exons ATGATGGCGCGCCGGCTCTTGCATGCGTCGAACGGCCGCCAGCCGGCCTCGCGTGCTCACAGCGGTGCCTCCGGGGGCCCGCGGAGCGGTCGCGGCCGAAATCCGCAGCACAGCGGTGCATCGGCTTCTTCGCTATCcttgtcttcctcctcttcttctgcctctttctctgctgcctcttcgccgctttttcgtttccctccgcagctctctcgctctctctctagAAACGTCAGCGCCACCAacctgcggccgccccgccgcgggctgccTGGAGCCaacgcgcccgcccccccgccttcctcgtccgcATCGTCTGtgccttctgtctcttcgtcttcaagcgccgacagcgcggacgcgcagggGCACCTGCCTGCCGCGTTTTCTGCGGTGAacgccgaggccggcggcatcggctccgccgccccttCAGCCGGCGGGCAcgcggcagagagcggaTTCGCCGCCTCGACCGCCGAAAGCGCGAGTTTGAGAGGCGTGCATCCGTCAGGCAAGCACGAAAAAGTAAATCCGCGGGCCCTTCCCTTCACCCCTGCCTATCGCCAGTTCGATCTGTCGAGCTTCGTGGACAAacgacgcgtctgcgcgaacTGGAGAGTCACTCACTTCCCGGAGATCTGGGCGCTCGCGAAAAACAGAT ttcttcgcgcgcccgACGAGGATCAATACTTGGACAGCCCGTTGTTtggcgacgcagaagtcgGGTTCTGGTTTCTGCGGCTGTATCCATACGGAGACTCGAAGAACGCAGGCTCGCTCGAGTTGTACCTGATGATTGACAGCTGCCTCTCTGAGGACGTCGTCGTTCACTACAAACTGCAGATCTTTAAACAGCACCCCTCAGCTTCCTTTCCGCTCTCGCAAACGCACAACAACCGCGACTTTCTCATCCAGTACGAAGACAGCGATCTCTATTCCAAAAATGAACCCGGCGTCGGCTATGGCCCTACGCACCTATGTGACG TGAGCACGCGGCGCAAGGCGCGAGCGCTGGCGTGGGCGGACGGCAGTCTGCGCATCCGCGTGCTGATGGACTGTCCCATCTTGGATGCGCTGGCGGGTttccgcgcgagaagcgacagcggcgcagcgagccgtCCGATCGTTGCACTGAAGCATTTGTCGTCAAAACGCGACGAAgatggaggcgccgcagtgAGAGAAAAGACCCAcccgctccagcgccgcgcgccgccctccctgTCCGATGAACTCACGGCGTTTCTCGATGAACAGGAAACCGACTTGGAACTTCTCTTCAACGGAGAGGTCTTCGACGCAAGCAAGCTGATTCTCGCCTCCCGATCCAAA GTCTTTCGTGCGATGCTGCGCGGGCCTTTCCAAGAGGGGAAAGGAGAGTCCTCGGTCGCGAGTCCAGTCCCTGTTCGCGGTTTCCAGAatcgcagctgcgccgcgtcggagTTGGACCAATTCCAGGGAAAAACGCGAATAAATCTTTCTGAAACTGCAGGCTTGACGGCCGGCTCTCTCCGCAATCTCCTTATCTACATGCATACCGACAC GTGCCCTCTGttggcgagcgaggaggagaggaaggacgccgaggctGGTGCGCCGCTGCTGAACGAAGTCGAGCGCGTGAACGCCCTCCTTGAGCTCCTCATCGCTGCAGACCTTTACGACGTTCAG AGTGTGTACGAGCGCTGCATCGACGAGGTCATcagtcgcctctcgcggcagAACTTCGCGGCGATTCTCTTCTGTGCAAGTCGCATCAactgccggcgcctcgcgaaaGCAA CTCGTCTGTTTGCCAACTCgctgagcggcggcgcagtgGCGGGGAAGATGCTTCAGCTGCTCGAGTCGTGTTGGaccgtcgctgcgcgccctggcggctccgcgtcggtttccctctctgcctcctcgccagcccaagacgcgccggcgcccgcgagcgagcgcgagaccGGGGTGAAAACCCGAGAGCTCGACGACAGCccgcgaagcgacgccgacgtCGTTACCCTGGTGCCGGGGGGGTCAATTCTGCTGACCTCAGGGCAGATCGGCGGTGGGCGCGAAACGCCCAGACTCAACGCGGCAACTCAGctctgcagacggcgaacgTTCGCAAGCGCAGGAAGTGAGCACACaagccgcggcagaggcggcgccggagaggacgcggaagcccTTGACAAGttccctctgtctcccctCTCAGCGAGTCGCACGGGGCTCGGCGCCGATGCGAAGGCCACCGGCAACAAGCGGACCCGATGCGCAGTCGCGACCGAGGCtggcgcacacgcggagggcgacggagggcgagcagagaatgcgaggcgcggcggcgctgcgcctgccgctcaGCGCTTTTCGTCGGGTGAGCTCGAAGGAGCCGAGAGGGGTGAAGAgcgtgcgcgcgtctcgtctAAGGCCTGTGGGCTTTCCCAGGCGCTGTCTTCCTGCGCTTCCTTGTCAGCCGCGCACTGCCTGGCAGAGGGAACGTTCGACTTCACGACGAAacccgccggcagcggccaACGGGCGTGTTCCTGGGCAGCGCACGGGCCGCGTGTCTTCCCGCGCCTGGAGTTGCAGGACGCCGACTTGGAGGGGCGCCTTTGTACgtgcctctcttcgcctcgtcgcgtgTGCCAGCTCGCCGCTTGCTGTCGGcggtctgcatgcgcctctctcgaggAAGCCTCTTCTCCCGCTGCGAAGTCTCACGCCTGCGCGttccctcgcgccgctcaaTCTGGCTCGGCGTCCTGCCGAATCGCGTGCGCCGCTTGCACGTCTTCGTTTCCAGCCTGCTTTACTGCGTCGCGGTCGGCGTCTTTCGCAGAGTTCTCTTCGCGCACGCcgtgcgcgcgctgctcctCAGTCAGCGCCCTGTCTGAGCCCTGCAGCcttcgcgcgtcggcgacggcagaAAACAAGGAAGAAAGCCTTCCGCTGTGCGTGGGCATCGAGCACAGCAGCCAGCGCAGGGGGGCACCGCCTGCcactccgcagccgccaggcgaGCACGAAGCCCGCGACGGGCTTGTGCGGGGGACCGCGAACGCGAACGAAGTaggaagcgaaggagagagagagaggccctTCCCTGCGCGTAGCTTCCGGCCGCCTTCGTTGTTCGGATCCCGCCCGCGGAAGAAAcaacgcgtcgccgccgacgccgacccGCTGGCAGCTGAGACAGaaaggcagctgcggaggaaatccggcgaaagcgaggaagaagaagacctCTCCGAATTCTGTCCGCGACGACCCTGGGAagttctgcggcgcgccgtcggctcctccgcagacgggggagaggagggcatGTGCACTACGAGGCAGGCCGCACCGAGGCGGACAGAAGTGGAGTGCAGCTCGCTCGCAGCAGAAAGCACGTTCTTTGCCTTgcaggcgtctctgcggctctcgcaAGCGTCGTCAGCGCCAGGAGATCCGCAGGCCCCCTCAACTCGTTTCCACACTCCCTTCGCAGCCTCTTTGCGCTCCCCGtgccctccgcccccgcctccacctccacctccttcttcgcctgcgtctcctttgCGTTCCCTCCAGTTCGGTTCTTCTcgtgcctcctcgtcccctCGCTTTCCTTCTCAGGCCGCCCTTCTGCCGTCCCCAGGAGTCTCGAgtccttctccctcgcctacggctcctccctcgcccgccactctcgctcctcgcggcttccgcgggcgcgaggcgagcggcctGCGCTCCACATCGGAGTCTCGACGCGAGAAGCGACCGAGTTCAGCCGGCTGTTCAGCGGGAAGGCTCTCTATAGACGCGAGTCTGTCTGCGCTCCCCGCTGGCGCGGACCGCGCGCCTGGGGGCTCGCCCTCCTTGGCCGGGGCTCCTGCTTCGAGCGAGGCCAGCTGCCTGGTATCTGCGTTGCCGAGAGATGCCTcatcgctttcttcttctgccctCATTAGGTGCGATCCTTTTCAGGGGAGaaacgcagcagcgagaacGAAGTCTcaggaggacggcggccgcCCATCGCCCGCatccgcacgccgcgcgtctcgcgcctcttgGCGGCTTTCCACGTCTTCGAAAGGTTGTGAAACGCTGAACAATCCTCTACTCACAGACGCGCACGACAAAGGGCAGCCTCCCCGTCTCTTTccagcctcctcctcctccccctcttcGCCGACGCATCGGGGGCACCCGCtgttctcctctgcggcgcccttcACGGGGTCGTCCTCAGCTTCGCTGCAGGCCAGGTTCGCGggctcctctgcggcagagtcgtctgcgcgcagcagcggacaAAGTCTTGAGGAAGACGCACGTCGCTctgtcggcgctgcggagctAGCAACCGCCacctcgccgcggaggccggaAGTCGGCAGTCCTGCCATCGGGCGgtgcgaagaagcgcggaatgcagcgagcgcggaaagcgaggaggcgaatgCGGGCGCCACAGAGGAGAAGCAAAACGAGGGGCGTCGAGGGGatcgcgaggaggaggctgcggagctTGCTGCTGTCGCCGAAAGCCTGCCACCCCAAGCAGAGACCGAAACGCGCTgtccttccttctcctcgccctcctcctctccgtctcctttctcttcgccttcgtcttcgagtgcctcttcgtcgtgcccttcgcgagccgctgcggTGCCGCCGTCGATTGAttcggcggctgcctccgtcgctgTGTGGCCCCTCCCGGGGCGTGGAGCTGCCTCCCTCTGCCGACGTGGGGGGGAGTCGCTCTCGAAGCttttctcggcgtcgctgggTGAGAGCAGCGTcagcgcggacgacgagggacGCCTGGCGTGTCTGAAGGCGGACACAGGCGGGATTTAG
- a CDS encoding hypothetical protein (encoded by transcript BESB_053490): MAPQERCEAHAAARLGCRLFAGKRRERTVSPLSTGPHSLVRGDMHVATRRKPGSPATRRTRSAAFSAARCGVLFFVSCFLCSHFCLPSLEGGGVFASSPAGFASFPGVSPAAASADASPPVSFLGETANTLSLFGGEEAPLGASAWGGFFSRGGEHGEKPADNVEEKDELELPLPSELKETASFLGLRANANGDEKRDRWFPLPADDSPQEPGATTAATRQATTRPHLRQAPAALTLPFSAIQGPRIDFSDKVLAAAPTSAASAPSASETRASPTGAAPASGLSPSPEARAQQGGEETRAAVKVSVQPHASLVQVREGAKGIGTILAGAGLNTLLGGVNQYQMGPFAPATPTAPGVMPGAAATPLAVPAAPPGGLPQMAAPPTALPGAVPMVAAAATPTDSGTNVVAITLGVIGGLVALCLVGGCVYTATSKKRKR, encoded by the coding sequence ATGGCGCCACAAGAGCGGTGCGAAGCGcatgccgcggcgcgcctgggcTGCCGCCTCTTTGCCGGGAAACGAAGGGAAAGGACAGTCTCGCCGCTTTCGACAGGGCCGCACAGCCTCGTTCGCGGCGACATGCATGTCGCAACACGGAGGAAGCCGGGGAgcccggcgacgcgccgcactcGGTCAGCTGCTTTCTCCGCAGCTCGCTGCGGTGTCTTGTTCTTTGTCTCGTGCTTCCTCTGCTCCCATTTCTGTCTGCCTTCTttggagggcggcggcgtgtttgcctcgtcgcctgcaggtTTCGCTTCCTTCCCTGGCGTatcgcccgctgcggcgtctgccgacGCCTCGCCCCCGGTGAGCTTTCTTGGGGAAACAGCCAAcactctgtctctctttggaggcgaagaagcgccctTGGGCGCATCAGCTTGGGGCGGATTTTTCTCCCGCGGGGGTGAGCACGGGGAAAAACCTGCAGACAACGTagaagagaaggacgaaCTGGAGTTGCCGCTCCCCTCTGAGCTGAAGGAGACTGCGTCGTtcctcggccttcgcgcgaACGCCAACGGCGACGAAAAGCGAGATCGGTGGTTTCCTCTCCCCGCCGACGACTCCCCCCAGGAGCCAGGGGCGACTACGGCCGCGACCCGCCAGGCAACCACTCGCCCGCATCTCCGCCAAGCCCCCGCCGCACTGACGCTGCCCTTCTCCGCGATCCAGGGTCCACGAATTGATTTTTCGGACAAagtgctcgccgccgcgcctacGTCTGCCGCTAGCGCTCCGTCCGCCTCCGAgacccgcgcctcgcctaccggcgccgcgcccgcttcGGGCCTGTCTCCGAGcccggaggcgcgggccCAGCAGGGGggcgaagagacacgcgccgcgGTCAAGGTCAGCGTGCAGCCGCACGCGTCGCTGGTGCAGgttcgcgaaggcgcgaaagGCATCGGGACGATCTTGGCAGGGGCTGGCCTCAACACGCTTCTCGGGGGCGTTAACCAGTACCAAATGGGACCCTTTGCCCCCGCGACCCCCACGGCTCCAGGCGTGATgcccggcgcggccgcgacgcccctGGCggtccctgcggcgccgcccgggGGTCTGCCTCAAATGGCTGCGCCTCCCACAGCACTTCCGGGCGCGGTGCCCatggtcgccgccgcggcgacgccgacagaCAGTGGTACCAACGTAGTTGCCATCACGCTCGGCGTCATCGGTGggctcgtcgccctctgcctcgtcggcggGTGCGTATACACGGCTACGAGCAAAAAGAGGAAGCGATGA
- a CDS encoding hypothetical protein (encoded by transcript BESB_053500), whose product MAVPTVPASQWSALLYAPPSTPANPSVDALSKMQLDDLHYSRQMLLCRGSGYSFEQCKRMAQPDARVTPENPAEQLYKEEALAAIACLAQRDGGKDEQCRYYIERLYELANKKKAPEPSMVSRAGTLAYKVLGIYKKSESAPAQ is encoded by the exons ATGGCCGTTCCAACCGTCCCCGCGTCGCAGTGGTCCGCGCTGCTGTACGCGCCTCCTTCGACGCCAGCGAACCCCTCCGTCGACGCTCTCTCAAAGATGCAGCTCGACGACCTCCACTACTCCAGACAGATGCTTCTCTGCCGAGGCTCGGGCTACTCCTTCGAACAGTGCAAACGCATGGCGCAG CCTGACGCGCGAGTGACTCCTGAGAATCCCGCGGAGCAACTCTACAAGGAGGAGGCCTTAGCGGCGATCGCGTGTttggcgcagagagacggcggaaaAGACGAACAGTGCCGCTACTACATCGAGCGGCTGTACGAGCTTGCCAACAAAAAAAAGGCCCCCGAACCCAGCATGGTCAGTAGGGCGGGCACCCTCGCCTACAAGGTCCTCGGCATCTACAAGAAATCCGAGTCAGCGCCCGCTCAATAA
- a CDS encoding putative clathrin assembly protein AP19 (encoded by transcript BESB_053510), which yields MIHFLLLVSRQGKVRLSRWYVPAGLPAEASADSVSPQGSFAAGGLSMKQRSDLLREAASRVLQRSAKQCNVVEWREDTKLVFKRYASLFFIACVDSNENALLTLEIIHHFVEVLDRYFGNVCELDLIFNFHKAYYLLDEIICGGELQETSKKAVLRVMNAQDALMDESNSKGGLRLT from the exons atGATCCACTTCCTGTTGCTGGTTTCCCGCCAGGGCAAGGTCCGCCTGTCGCGCTGGTATGTGCCTGCGGGCCttcctgcggaggcgagcgccgacagCGTGTCGCCGCAGGGCTCGTTCGCGGCTGGCGGTCTCTCGATGAAGCAGCGAAGCGACTTGCTGCGCGAAGCTGCCTCCCGCGTCCTCCAGCGCAGCGCCAAGCAGTGCAACGTCGTCGAGTGGAGAGAAGACACGAAGCTCGTCTTCAAGAG GTACGCGAGTTTGTTTTTCATCGCGTGCGTGGACAGCAACGAGAATGCCCTGCTGACGCTGGAGATCATTCACCACTTCGTGGAGGTTTTGGACCGCTACTTCGGAAACGTCTGCGAACTCGATCTCATATTCAATTTCCACAAA GCCTACTACCTGCTGGACGAAATcatctgcggaggcgagctgcAGGAGACGAGCAAGAAAGCAGTTCTGCGTGTGATGaacgcgcaggacgcgctgATGGACGAGAGCAACTCGAAGGGAGGCTTGCGGCTCACGTag